One Myripristis murdjan chromosome 17, fMyrMur1.1, whole genome shotgun sequence DNA segment encodes these proteins:
- the snai2 gene encoding zinc finger protein SNAI2: protein MPRSFLVKKHINSAKKPNYSELECPTVFISPCIYKGLPLPVIPQPEILSPGAYSPITVWTTSNLPLSPLPSDLSPISGYPSSLSDTSSKDHSGSESPRSDEDEQMLPKLTDPHGVEAEKFQCSLCSKSYSTYSGLLKHKQLHCDAQTRKSFSCKYCEKEYVSLGALKMHIRTHTLPCVCKICGKAFSRPWLLQGHIRTHTGEKPFSCPHCNRAFADRSNLRAHLQTHSDVKKYQCKNCSKTFSRMSLLHKHEESGCCVAH, encoded by the exons ATGCCACGCTCTTTCCTGGTCAAGAAACACATAAACTCCGCCAAGAAGCCAAACTATAGTGAGCTGGAATGCCCCACAG tgttcatcTCACCGTGTATCTACAAGGGCCTCCCGCTGCCTGTCATCCCCCAGCCGGAGATCCTGAGCCCGGGAGCCTACAGCCCCATCACAGTGTGGACTACCAGCAACCTGCCGCTGTCTCCGCTTCCCAGTGACCTCTCTCCGATCTCTGGATACCCCTCGTCGCTCTCCGACACCTCGTCCAAAGACCACAGCGGCTCTGAAAGCCCCAGGAGCGATGAAGACGAGCAAATGCTGCCCAAGCTGACAGACCCTCATGGAGTGGAGGCTGAGAAATTCCAGTGTAGTTTGTGTAGCAAGTCCTACTCCACTTATTCCGGACTGCTCAAGCACAAACAGCTACACTGCGACGCCCAAACGAGGAAATCTTTCAGTTGTAAATACTGCGAAAAGGAGTATGTAAGCCTCGGAGCTCTCAAGATGCACATCAGGACTCATACCTTGCCTTGTGTTTGTAAAATATGCGGCAAAGCTTTCTCCAGACCCTGGTTGCTCCAAGGACACATCAGGACGCACACGG GAGAGAAGCCATTTTCCTGCCCCCATTGCAATAGGGCTTTTGCGGACAGGTCCAATCTCAGGGCTCATCTACAGACCCATTCGGATGTGAAAAAATACCAATGCAAGAACTGTTCCAAAACCTTCTCCAGAATGTCTCTTCTGCACAAGCATGAGGAATCTGGTTGTTGTGTAGCACACTGA